A window of the Choloepus didactylus isolate mChoDid1 chromosome 11, mChoDid1.pri, whole genome shotgun sequence genome harbors these coding sequences:
- the LOC119506513 gene encoding LOW QUALITY PROTEIN: programmed cell death 6-interacting protein-like (The sequence of the model RefSeq protein was modified relative to this genomic sequence to represent the inferred CDS: inserted 2 bases in 1 codon; substituted 1 base at 1 genomic stop codon), translating to MTQARTVWHQHSHLLSAHLGRVTFTRDEKWKYRSSDSPLQTESKATLWLSKHAAELIKTVASRYDEYVSVKDFSDKINRALTAAKKDNDFIYHDRVPDLKDLDPIGKATFVKSTPVNVPISQKFTDLFEKMIPVSVQQSLAAYNQRKADLVNRSIAQMREATTLANGVLASLNLPAAIEDVSGDTVPQSILTKSMSVIEQGGIQTVDQLIKELPELLQRNREILDESLRLLDEEEATDNDLRAKFKERWQRTPSNELYKPLRAEGANFRTVLDKAVQADGRVKERYQSHRDTIALLCKPEPELNATIPSANPAKTMQGSEVVNVLKSLLTNLDEVKKERECLENDMKSVNFDMTSKFLAALAQEGVINEEALSVTELDXIYGGLTTKVQESLKKQEGLLKNIQVSHQEFSKMKQSNNEANLXEVLKNLATAYDNFVELVANLKEGTKFYNELTEILVRFQNKCSDIVFARKMERDELLKDLQQSIAREPSAPLIPTPAYQSSPAGGHAPTPPTPAPRTMPPTKPQPPARPPPPVLPANRAPSATTPAPVGTGTAVSAPSQTPGSVPPPQAQGPPYSTYPGYPGYCQMPMPMGCNPYAYGQYNMPYPPVYHQSPGQAPYPGPQQPSYPYPQPPQQPYYPQQ from the exons ATGACGCAGGCCAGGACAGTGTGGCACCAGCACTCACACCTGCTGTCGGCGCACCTGGGGCGAGTGACGTTCACACGGGACGAGAAATGGAAGTATAGGTCAT cagatagtccccttcagaccgagtccaaggcgaccctctggctctccaagcaTGCAGCAGAACTGATTAAAACAGTGGCATCTCGCTATGATGAATATGTCAGTGTGAAGGATTTTTCTGACAAAATCAACCGTGCCCTTACTGCAGCAAAGAAGGATAATGACTTCATTTATCATGATCGTGTTCCAGACCTTAAAGATCTAGATCCTATTGGCAAAGCTACATTTGTGAAATCCACTCCAGTCAATGTCCCCATCAGCCAGAAATTCACTGATCTATTTGAGAAGATGATTCCTGTGTCAGTACAGCAGTCTTTGGCTGCCTATAATCAAAGGAAGGCTGACTTGGTTAACAGATCAATTGCTCAAATGAGAGAAGCCACCACATTGGCAAATGGGGTGTTAGCATCACTTAATCTTCCAGCAGCAATTGAAGATGTGTCTGGAGATACAGTACCTCAGTCTATATTGACTAAGTCCATGTCTGTGATTGAACAGGGAGGCATTCAGACTGTTGATCAGTTGATCAAAGAGCTACCTGAACTACtacaaagaaatagagaaatcctAGATGAGTCGTTAAGATTGTTGGATGAAGAAGAAGCAACTGACAATGATTTAAGAGCAAAATTCAAGGAACGCTGGCAAAGGACACCATCCAATGAACTGTACAAGCCTTTGAGAGCAGAGGGAGCCAACTTCAGAACAGTTTTGGACAAGGCCGTGCAAGCAGATGGACGAGTGAAAGAACGTTATCAGTCTCACCGTGACACCATTGCACTTCTATGTAAGCCAGAGCCTGAGCTGAATGCCACTATCCCTTCTGCTAACCCAGCAAAGACCATGCAGGGCAGTGAGGTTGTAAATGTCTTAAAATCCTTATTGACAAATCTTGATGAagtaaagaaggaaagagagtgtCTGGAGAATGACATGAAATCAGTGAATTTTGACATGACAAGCAAATTTTTGGCTGCTCTAGCTCAAGAAGGTGTGATAAATGAAGAAGCTCTTTCTGTTACTGAACTGGATTGAATCTATGGAGGTCTTACAACTAAGGTCCAAGAATCTCTTAAGAAACAGGAGGGACTTCTTAAAAATATTCAGGTCTCACACCAggaattttcaaaaatgaaacagTCTAACAATGAAGCTAACTT AGAAGTTTTGAAGAACTTAGCTACTGCATATGACAACTTTGTTGAACTTGTAGCTAATTTGAAGGAGGGCACAAAGTTTTACAATGAGCTGACTGAAATCCTGGTCAGGTTCCAGAACAAATGCAGTGATATAGTGTTTGCACGGAAGATGGAAAGAGATGAACTCTTAAAGGACTTGCAACAAAGCATTGCCAGAGAACCTAGTGCTCCTTTAATTCCTACACCTGCATATCAGTCTTCTCCAGCAGGGGGACATGCGCCAACTCCTCCAACTCCAGCACCAAGAACCATGCCACCTACTAAACCCCAGCCCCCGGCCCGGCCTCCGCCTCCTGTGCTTCCAGCAAACCGAGCTCCTTCTGCTACTACTCCAGCTCCAGTGGGGACTGGCACTGCTGTTTCAGCGCCATCACAAACCCCTGGTTCAGTTCCTCCTCCACAGGCCCAGGGACCTCCCTATTCAACCTATCCAGGATATCCCGGGTACTGCCAAATGCCCATGCCCATGGGCTGTAATCCTTACGCATACGGCCAGTATAACATGCCATATCCACCAGTCTATCACCAGAGCCCTGGACAGGCTCCCTATCCGGGACCCCAGCAGCCTTCATACCCCTACCCTCAGCCCCCACAGCAGCCTTACTACCCACAGCAGTAA